A genomic window from Thermococcus nautili includes:
- a CDS encoding CGP-CTERM sorting domain-containing protein: MKRYIPMILLMVLIISLSLPFVQSQPCVMDPVQVQTDVFSNGTTAVIRLVIYPYTILNGPLEDWDDYLARIEFEPDLVRSTLYLLNSSGFYYLNETIFPAGVQVVNATFSRDWYLWGRDTIHGILYAYRVDTNKMCAVRVSDVPESGNLLPVLSPTIKNGSVEFSGGGFSFLIPKDLLDRYVLDWIQPYLRAVPVRNGYLIYLPGWSLMGFNGTFVFTASSGNPNEFGNRTIPYEKVPPIVIYYSGSNLTPLAVSVPEVPSRGIEPKSVHIGFCHRGSWERFLPKIPTSESEDAVIASNIFIGFFSSKGGSYVEVTEDHFVNPYPPSPRPTLKEYLSGLVYNTTVDRYYRIEGNNLVRVEWVEPGKMQGVYWFDDFLNNGSVAFIEPRPNPRRLYLPLKTLLKFAPNRELVKYLYVIPLNDGFIVYYCCPRVVFFNGTYYFSPHFSGDYTMTLRELPPLIGHISKNGTVYTYPLLQPRLDEKGWLYYVFMRGSAPIRPVEEAPSNVSTTTGSTTTATSEQVNEKLCGPAFIVLLTVLPLLRKRL, translated from the coding sequence ATGAAACGTTACATACCGATGATTTTACTGATGGTCCTAATCATCTCATTAAGCCTGCCATTCGTTCAGTCTCAGCCCTGCGTCATGGACCCGGTTCAGGTTCAGACCGACGTTTTCTCGAACGGCACGACGGCAGTGATAAGACTGGTAATCTACCCTTACACCATCCTCAACGGCCCCCTTGAGGACTGGGACGATTACCTGGCCAGAATCGAGTTCGAACCCGACTTGGTTAGGAGCACGCTTTACCTCTTGAACTCCAGCGGGTTCTACTACCTCAACGAGACAATTTTTCCAGCGGGGGTTCAGGTTGTTAATGCCACATTCTCCCGCGACTGGTATCTGTGGGGGCGCGACACCATACACGGCATTCTTTACGCCTACAGAGTCGACACGAATAAGATGTGCGCCGTTAGAGTTTCGGACGTTCCGGAATCCGGGAACCTTCTTCCCGTGCTTTCCCCGACCATAAAGAACGGGAGCGTGGAGTTCTCCGGCGGCGGCTTCTCGTTCTTGATTCCCAAAGACCTCCTCGACCGCTACGTCCTCGACTGGATTCAGCCTTACCTCCGGGCGGTGCCTGTGAGAAACGGTTACTTAATCTACCTGCCGGGCTGGTCGCTGATGGGATTTAACGGCACCTTCGTGTTCACGGCATCCTCTGGGAACCCCAACGAATTTGGCAACAGAACGATTCCTTACGAGAAGGTTCCGCCGATTGTAATATATTACTCTGGCTCGAACCTAACCCCTCTCGCGGTTAGTGTTCCTGAGGTTCCCTCGAGGGGGATTGAGCCGAAAAGCGTTCACATAGGTTTCTGCCATAGGGGAAGCTGGGAGAGGTTTCTTCCGAAGATTCCGACCAGCGAGAGCGAGGATGCGGTTATTGCTTCGAACATTTTCATAGGCTTCTTTAGCTCCAAAGGAGGGAGTTACGTAGAAGTTACAGAGGACCATTTCGTTAATCCGTATCCTCCCTCGCCAAGACCGACGTTAAAGGAGTATCTCTCCGGGCTTGTCTACAACACCACCGTTGACCGCTATTACCGCATTGAGGGAAACAATCTCGTTAGAGTGGAATGGGTGGAGCCGGGGAAGATGCAAGGGGTCTACTGGTTCGATGACTTTCTCAATAACGGCTCGGTTGCCTTCATAGAACCCCGGCCCAATCCGAGGAGGCTGTACCTGCCCCTGAAGACCCTCCTCAAGTTCGCGCCCAACCGGGAGCTTGTGAAATACCTCTACGTCATCCCCCTGAACGACGGATTCATAGTGTACTACTGCTGTCCCAGGGTCGTCTTCTTTAACGGCACCTACTACTTCTCCCCTCATTTCAGCGGTGACTACACCATGACCCTTCGCGAACTTCCACCTCTTATCGGCCATATCTCCAAAAACGGTACCGTTTATACCTATCCGCTTCTTCAGCCGAGGCTCGACGAAAAGGGCTGGCTTTACTACGTCTTCATGAGGGGAAGCGCGCCGATTCGGCCCGTTGAAGAAGCACCTTCAAACGTCTCGACGACCACGGGAAGCACAACAACCGCTACCAGCGAGCAGGTGAATGAAAAGCTCTGCGGGCCCGCCTTCATCGTCCTCCTAACGGTTCTGCCCCTGCTCCGCAAACGCCTTTAA